The proteins below are encoded in one region of Streptomyces sp. NBC_00490:
- a CDS encoding DUF3500 domain-containing protein, translated as MSVKGFGFKSLPLARYGEVPSILGLVGDVRGIDISGEMLAAARRFEEREPLGVRYEVGDLAELRPRERRFDIATGVQLLNYAVVLAQNPDYGMDDPALSEYGFRCESTGEEAETGPRVRITALLDPPVSFVWRCCAAGPDEGAHGELTGFSHRRFRSVTEFGLMHGHRPRTPETERSRRWFMNKALLAGGVAAMATMTGCSSSSSGTASSGSSAAPGGMPSGGPGGGGGGMGPGVSQTKYADVVGVTTDGEVVEDLYAIHSTDVSTDALVKAAQAFLDGLSTKERTSCTFDIDADEWTAWSNVDGYDRKGVRMGDLTEKQRALGYALLGRALSADGLARTRGIMKLNAFLGDSNGGNQKTLTEGHYFFTFMGTPSTTKPWGFQYEGHHVAINYFVLGDQVVMTPTFMGSEPTTATYKGEKITLFRPETKAGLAMVRSLTSAQRAKAVSSQSNGNEDMKAGAGQDNLKLAYEGVPGSGLGSAQREKLLDLVRVYVGYLDEGHAEVKMSEVEEHLDDTYFYWMGETEDDSAFYYRVHSPVVLIEYDAQAPLFYKGDTASTSPSSSASSDGGGMGMGGGTPSQEHIHTIVRTPNGGDYGVDLLKLHLANDH; from the coding sequence TTGTCAGTCAAGGGCTTTGGGTTCAAGTCCCTGCCGCTGGCGCGGTACGGGGAGGTGCCGAGCATTCTGGGACTGGTCGGGGACGTGCGCGGTATCGACATCTCCGGTGAGATGCTCGCCGCGGCCCGGCGGTTCGAGGAGCGCGAGCCGCTGGGGGTGCGGTACGAGGTCGGCGATCTGGCCGAACTCCGTCCCCGCGAGCGGCGCTTCGACATCGCCACGGGGGTCCAGCTGCTCAACTACGCCGTCGTGCTCGCCCAGAACCCGGACTACGGCATGGACGACCCGGCCCTGTCCGAGTACGGCTTCCGCTGCGAGTCGACCGGCGAGGAGGCAGAGACCGGACCGCGCGTAAGGATCACGGCACTGCTGGACCCGCCGGTCTCGTTCGTCTGGAGATGCTGCGCTGCCGGGCCTGACGAGGGCGCCCACGGGGAACTCACAGGCTTCTCCCACCGGCGCTTCAGGTCGGTCACCGAGTTTGGGCTCATGCACGGACACCGACCCCGCACTCCCGAAACCGAACGCAGCCGCCGCTGGTTCATGAACAAGGCGCTGCTCGCCGGCGGAGTCGCCGCGATGGCGACCATGACCGGATGTTCCTCGAGCTCCTCCGGCACCGCGAGCTCCGGTTCCTCCGCCGCCCCCGGCGGCATGCCCTCCGGCGGACCCGGGGGAGGGGGCGGCGGCATGGGCCCCGGCGTCTCCCAGACCAAGTACGCGGACGTCGTGGGCGTCACCACCGACGGCGAGGTCGTCGAGGACCTGTACGCGATCCACTCCACGGACGTGTCCACGGACGCGCTGGTCAAGGCGGCGCAGGCGTTCCTGGACGGCCTCTCCACGAAGGAGCGCACATCCTGCACGTTCGACATCGACGCCGACGAATGGACGGCGTGGAGCAATGTCGACGGCTACGACCGCAAGGGCGTCCGCATGGGCGACCTGACCGAGAAGCAGCGCGCCCTCGGCTACGCGCTGCTCGGCAGGGCACTGTCCGCCGACGGCCTGGCCCGGACGCGCGGCATCATGAAGCTCAACGCGTTCCTGGGCGACTCCAACGGCGGCAATCAGAAGACGCTCACCGAGGGCCACTACTTCTTCACCTTCATGGGCACCCCGTCGACCACCAAGCCCTGGGGCTTCCAGTACGAGGGTCACCACGTCGCCATCAACTACTTCGTCCTGGGCGACCAGGTCGTGATGACGCCCACCTTCATGGGCTCGGAGCCGACGACGGCCACGTACAAGGGCGAGAAAATCACCCTCTTCCGGCCGGAGACCAAGGCAGGCCTGGCCATGGTGCGCTCCCTCACCTCCGCACAGCGCGCCAAGGCCGTCTCCTCGCAGTCGAACGGCAACGAGGACATGAAGGCCGGTGCGGGCCAGGACAACCTCAAGCTCGCCTACGAGGGTGTCCCCGGCTCCGGCCTCGGCTCCGCGCAGCGCGAGAAGCTGCTGGACCTGGTCCGCGTGTACGTCGGCTACCTCGACGAGGGCCACGCCGAGGTGAAGATGTCCGAGGTGGAGGAGCATCTGGACGACACGTACTTCTACTGGATGGGCGAGACGGAGGACGACTCCGCGTTCTACTACCGGGTGCACAGTCCGGTCGTCCTCATCGAGTACGACGCCCAGGCCCCGCTCTTCTACAAGGGGGACACCGCGTCCACGAGCCCCAGCTCCTCCGCGAGCTCCGACGGCGGCGGCATGGGCATGGGCGGCGGTACGCCGTCCCAGGAGCACATCCACACCATCGTCCGTACGCCCAACGGCGGTGACTACGGCGTGGACCTGCTGAAGTTGCATCTGGCGAACGACCACTGA
- a CDS encoding family 43 glycosylhydrolase — MARRLLTLLAALVLALSLGQSSASAASFANPVKTQKGADPWISYHDGNYYLLTTSWTNVITMRKSATLAGLATAPNLQVWTGDAASRCCNIWAPEMHFINGKWYLYYVAGQNVSDYNPTQRTHVLESAGSDPTGPYTYKSQLNSAWMLDPTVATINGQLYLFGSASGGGTQNIVAARMSNPYTLATGFSTVSTPTYDWERNGTVNEGPEILQRNGRTFLVYSGSGCWTPDYKLGQLTLTGSDPLAASSWTKKSTPVFQRNDSAGVYGPGHNGFFTSPDGTENWIVYHANDSASDGCDNGRTTRAQKFTWNSDGTPNLGTPVALGAGLAGPSGEPSATSTTYTITNRNSGKCLDVAGSSAADGANVQQYACGGGNNQKWRIEDQGDDTSRLVNVATGKVLDTADCSSADGADLRQWSWLNNTCQRFRFVVTDNNWVRIVNQATGKVADVANCSTADAADVRQWTWLNNTCQQWKLNPV; from the coding sequence ATGGCCCGTCGCCTACTGACCCTGCTGGCCGCGCTGGTCCTCGCCCTCTCGCTCGGGCAGTCCTCCGCGAGCGCGGCCTCGTTCGCCAACCCGGTCAAGACGCAGAAGGGCGCCGACCCCTGGATCTCGTACCACGACGGCAACTACTACCTGCTGACGACGAGTTGGACCAACGTCATCACCATGCGCAAGTCCGCCACCCTGGCCGGGCTCGCCACGGCGCCCAACCTCCAGGTGTGGACGGGCGACGCCGCCTCGCGCTGCTGCAACATCTGGGCGCCCGAAATGCACTTCATCAACGGCAAGTGGTACCTGTACTACGTCGCCGGGCAGAACGTCTCCGACTACAACCCCACCCAGCGCACCCACGTCCTGGAGAGCGCCGGGTCGGACCCGACGGGCCCGTACACCTACAAGAGCCAGCTCAACTCGGCCTGGATGCTGGACCCCACGGTCGCGACCATCAACGGCCAGCTGTATCTGTTCGGCAGCGCGAGCGGCGGCGGCACGCAGAACATCGTCGCGGCGCGGATGTCCAACCCGTACACCCTGGCCACCGGCTTCTCCACCGTCTCGACGCCGACGTACGACTGGGAGCGCAACGGCACGGTCAACGAGGGTCCCGAGATCCTCCAGCGCAACGGCCGGACCTTCCTCGTCTACTCCGGCAGCGGCTGCTGGACCCCCGACTACAAGCTCGGCCAGCTGACCTTGACGGGCTCCGATCCGCTGGCGGCCTCCTCCTGGACGAAGAAGTCCACCCCGGTCTTCCAGCGCAACGACTCGGCGGGCGTCTACGGCCCGGGCCACAACGGCTTCTTCACCTCTCCCGACGGCACCGAGAACTGGATCGTCTACCACGCGAACGACTCCGCCTCCGACGGCTGCGACAACGGCCGTACGACCCGCGCGCAGAAGTTCACCTGGAACTCCGACGGCACGCCCAACCTCGGCACGCCGGTCGCGCTGGGGGCCGGCCTGGCCGGCCCCTCGGGAGAGCCCTCGGCCACCTCCACGACGTACACCATCACCAACCGCAACAGCGGCAAGTGCCTTGACGTCGCCGGGAGTTCGGCGGCCGACGGCGCCAACGTCCAGCAGTACGCCTGCGGTGGCGGCAACAACCAGAAGTGGCGCATCGAGGACCAGGGCGACGACACCAGCCGCCTCGTCAACGTGGCCACCGGCAAGGTCCTGGACACCGCCGACTGCTCCAGCGCCGACGGCGCCGACCTGCGCCAGTGGTCCTGGCTGAACAACACCTGCCAGCGCTTCCGCTTCGTGGTCACGGACAACAACTGGGTGAGAATCGTCAACCAGGCCACCGGCAAGGTGGCGGACGTGGCGAACTGCTCCACGGCGGACGCGGCGGACGTACGCCAGTGGACGTGGCTGAACAACACCTGCCAGCAGTGGAAACTGAACCCGGTCTAA
- a CDS encoding DUF4232 domain-containing protein: MSMPARKNRTSRRAWMPYALGVAAVAALLTTTACEPGTTDAAGSSNSPSATSSASPASSAASGSTASADTGGGGAQQSEDSSETPLCAIEDLKVSATNQPGEGEDARYILLTVTNAGKGKCDVQGAPVVTLGDAQGPAPVKEETDSGEPVTLAPGGKAYAGLLATGGHRDTYDVTFMKLGLGSPGGESEAGPEVDVPMPVDSFPADDGQWVSYWQGTEGLAMRPVTQS; the protein is encoded by the coding sequence ATGAGCATGCCTGCCCGCAAGAACCGTACGAGCCGCAGAGCCTGGATGCCCTACGCCCTCGGCGTCGCGGCGGTGGCCGCGCTGCTGACGACCACGGCGTGCGAGCCGGGCACGACGGACGCGGCCGGGTCCTCGAACTCGCCGAGCGCGACGAGTTCGGCGAGTCCCGCGAGTTCGGCGGCGTCGGGTTCGACCGCCTCGGCGGATACGGGCGGCGGCGGCGCCCAGCAGAGCGAGGACAGCTCCGAGACCCCTCTGTGCGCCATCGAGGACCTCAAGGTCTCCGCCACGAACCAGCCCGGCGAAGGCGAGGACGCCCGGTACATCCTCCTCACCGTCACCAACGCCGGCAAAGGCAAGTGCGACGTCCAGGGCGCCCCCGTGGTCACGCTCGGCGATGCGCAGGGACCGGCCCCCGTGAAGGAGGAGACCGACTCCGGGGAGCCCGTCACGCTCGCTCCCGGCGGCAAGGCCTATGCCGGACTGCTGGCGACCGGCGGCCACAGGGACACCTACGACGTGACGTTCATGAAACTCGGTCTCGGGAGCCCCGGCGGCGAGAGCGAGGCCGGCCCCGAGGTCGACGTCCCCATGCCCGTCGACTCGTTCCCCGCCGACGACGGTCAGTGGGTGAGCTACTGGCAGGGCACCGAGGGCCTCGCCATGCGCCCGGTAACGCAGTCCTGA
- a CDS encoding pyridoxal phosphate-dependent aminotransferase — MAENVTSLFRATAAHSPSMAALTRAAGDGAGPIDFCIPVNPYFPTPGMWDEMSSRLRDIITYYPSSADTITSELCNLLQLPPQAVAMGNGSTELITWIDHLLVRESLAIPVPTFGRWTDQPMETGKRVDMFPLQESSGFALDLAQYAEFIRARGTRAAVICNPNNPDGGFLHKHAIVQFMDAMADLDLIVIDESFLEFADAEAEPSVVQEAMLRPNVIVLRSLGKNFGLHGIRFGYMVANPSLAGRVRSMLPKWNLNAFAEYVVFMLKEHGAEYAQSLQQVYRDRLDMSSQLASLPGLTVYPSQGNFLFVRLPVGAEGTVVRDRLLTEHRILVRECGNKIGSSSRFLRLVVRPQVDVRRLVSGLEQVLYGTRRGAAVPELANGTNYSSGTAAVDRLVGSTNGAGAPLAPQVQPMPVAAPMPAAAAASYDQSNGYGTPMPAPTPMPMPTPMPAPMPAAAQMPVAPAAAAAGPSPFAAPQGPTPPGVPARGGLTAAQVRGTNGLTPAPASGWPNPQAQSWPNAAGMGQTG, encoded by the coding sequence ATGGCCGAGAACGTCACCTCGCTGTTCCGAGCCACCGCGGCACACAGCCCGTCGATGGCGGCGCTGACGCGGGCGGCCGGCGACGGTGCGGGACCGATCGACTTCTGCATTCCGGTCAATCCGTATTTCCCCACACCGGGGATGTGGGACGAGATGTCCAGCCGCCTCCGGGACATCATCACGTACTACCCGAGCAGCGCCGACACCATCACCTCCGAGCTCTGCAATCTGCTCCAACTGCCGCCGCAGGCCGTCGCGATGGGCAACGGCTCGACCGAACTCATCACCTGGATCGACCACCTGCTGGTCCGTGAGTCCCTCGCCATCCCCGTCCCCACCTTCGGCCGCTGGACCGACCAGCCGATGGAGACCGGCAAGCGCGTCGACATGTTCCCGCTCCAGGAATCCAGCGGCTTCGCCCTGGACCTCGCCCAGTACGCCGAGTTCATCCGGGCCAGGGGGACCCGGGCGGCCGTCATCTGCAACCCGAACAACCCCGACGGCGGCTTCCTGCACAAGCACGCGATCGTGCAGTTCATGGACGCGATGGCGGATCTGGACCTGATCGTCATCGACGAGAGCTTCCTGGAGTTCGCCGACGCGGAGGCGGAGCCCTCGGTGGTGCAGGAGGCCATGCTGCGCCCGAACGTCATCGTCCTGCGCTCGCTCGGCAAGAACTTCGGTCTGCACGGCATCCGCTTCGGCTACATGGTCGCCAACCCGTCGCTCGCCGGCCGGGTCCGCTCGATGCTCCCGAAGTGGAACCTCAACGCCTTCGCCGAGTACGTGGTGTTCATGCTCAAGGAGCACGGCGCCGAGTACGCGCAGAGCCTCCAGCAGGTGTACCGGGACCGGCTGGACATGTCGAGCCAGCTCGCCTCGCTGCCCGGTCTCACCGTCTACCCCTCGCAGGGAAACTTCCTCTTCGTGCGCCTCCCCGTGGGCGCCGAAGGCACCGTGGTCCGGGACCGACTGCTCACCGAGCACCGGATCCTGGTCCGCGAGTGCGGCAACAAGATCGGCTCGTCCAGCCGCTTCCTGAGACTCGTGGTGCGCCCCCAGGTGGACGTCCGTCGCCTGGTGTCCGGCCTGGAACAGGTGCTCTACGGGACCAGGAGGGGAGCCGCCGTGCCCGAGCTGGCCAACGGGACCAACTACAGCTCGGGTACGGCGGCCGTGGACCGGCTGGTCGGCTCCACGAACGGCGCGGGGGCGCCGCTCGCTCCGCAGGTCCAGCCGATGCCGGTCGCCGCGCCGATGCCGGCGGCCGCCGCCGCGTCCTACGACCAGTCGAACGGGTACGGCACGCCGATGCCCGCGCCCACCCCCATGCCGATGCCCACGCCCATGCCGGCGCCCATGCCGGCCGCCGCGCAGATGCCGGTCGCACCGGCGGCCGCGGCCGCCGGCCCGTCGCCGTTCGCCGCGCCGCAGGGGCCCACCCCGCCCGGGGTTCCGGCACGGGGCGGGCTCACCGCGGCTCAGGTGCGGGGGACGAACGGGCTGACGCCCGCCCCCGCGTCGGGGTGGCCCAACCCTCAGGCTCAGAGTTGGCCCAACGCGGCGGGGATGGGGCAGACCGGCTGA
- a CDS encoding intradiol ring-cleavage dioxygenase, with amino-acid sequence MTDTSEATPTPIGRRTVLIATGATAAALAVTAAAPEAPTADAADTAPVAAAAVCTLTKEMTEGPYYLDGALVRADIREDKTGFRLNLALTVVDDDTCAVIPNALVEIWHCDALGEYSGYVGNNGHNEPDNGTFLRGGVLTDSSGVATITTVYPGWYRGRCVHIHVKVHTGVTLTSDGSFTGGTELHTGQLFFNETITARVGALSPYSTNTVTRTTLAQDSIYDEGGAASGLLTLTALGTSPSAGYTGTLTLGIER; translated from the coding sequence ATGACAGACACTTCGGAAGCAACCCCCACCCCGATCGGGCGCCGCACCGTACTGATCGCCACCGGAGCCACGGCAGCCGCTCTCGCCGTGACCGCCGCCGCGCCCGAAGCCCCCACAGCCGACGCGGCCGACACCGCCCCCGTCGCCGCCGCGGCCGTCTGCACCCTCACGAAGGAGATGACCGAAGGCCCCTACTACCTGGACGGCGCACTCGTCCGCGCCGACATCCGCGAGGACAAGACCGGCTTCCGGCTCAACCTCGCCCTCACCGTCGTCGACGACGACACCTGCGCCGTGATCCCCAACGCCCTCGTGGAGATCTGGCACTGCGACGCCCTCGGCGAGTACTCCGGCTACGTCGGCAACAACGGCCACAACGAGCCCGACAACGGCACCTTCCTGCGCGGCGGCGTCCTCACCGACTCCAGCGGCGTCGCCACCATCACGACCGTCTACCCGGGTTGGTACCGCGGCCGGTGCGTCCACATCCACGTCAAGGTGCACACCGGCGTCACGCTCACCTCCGACGGCTCCTTCACCGGCGGCACCGAACTCCACACCGGACAGCTCTTCTTCAACGAGACGATCACCGCGAGAGTCGGCGCGCTCTCGCCGTACTCGACCAACACGGTCACCCGCACCACCCTCGCCCAGGACTCCATCTACGACGAAGGAGGCGCCGCCTCCGGCCTCCTGACCCTCACCGCACTGGGGACGTCACCCTCGGCCGGCTACACCGGGACCCTGACCCTCGGCATCGAGCGCTGA
- the mmsB gene encoding multiple monosaccharide ABC transporter permease: MSTDVTKSPAVVPPGKSGGPSSDSGLLQLMLDGLRRNMRQYGMLIALGLIVALFAVWTDGVLLEPRNVSNLVLQNAYVLILAIGMMLVIISGHIDLSVGSLTAFVGAFAAVLTVQHNVSWPVAVALSLVVGAVAGGIQGFFIAYLGIPSFIVTLAGMLIFRGFTEILLEGQTLSPFPSGLEKMGNGFLPETGPDTNYHNITLLLGLVLIVFVVLQEIRDRKRQQEFALDVVPRNLFLLKLVSIVAAVLVVTMLLASYKGAPIILLILGGLVVGYGYLMRNAVFGRHIYAIGGNLPAAKLSGVKDKKVVFLVFLNMGALAALAGLAIAARLNAASPKAGLNYELEAIASAFIGGASMSGGVGTVLGAIIGGLVLGVLNNGMNLLSVGSDWQQVIKGMALLAAVGFDVWNKRKSGS; encoded by the coding sequence ATGAGCACCGACGTGACCAAGAGCCCGGCGGTGGTCCCGCCCGGCAAGAGCGGAGGACCGTCCTCCGACAGCGGGTTGCTGCAGCTGATGCTGGACGGCCTGCGCCGCAACATGCGCCAGTACGGCATGCTGATCGCCCTCGGCCTGATCGTCGCCCTCTTCGCCGTCTGGACCGACGGCGTCCTGCTGGAGCCGCGCAACGTCTCCAACCTGGTCCTCCAGAACGCCTACGTCCTGATCCTCGCGATCGGCATGATGCTGGTCATCATCTCGGGCCACATCGACCTGTCGGTCGGCTCGTTGACGGCGTTCGTGGGCGCGTTCGCGGCCGTGCTGACCGTGCAGCACAACGTGTCCTGGCCGGTCGCGGTGGCGCTGAGCCTGGTGGTCGGCGCGGTGGCGGGCGGCATCCAGGGGTTCTTCATCGCGTATCTCGGCATACCGTCGTTCATCGTGACCCTCGCCGGCATGCTGATCTTCCGTGGCTTCACGGAGATCCTGCTGGAGGGCCAGACCCTCAGCCCGTTCCCGAGCGGCCTGGAGAAGATGGGCAACGGCTTCCTGCCGGAGACGGGCCCGGACACCAACTACCACAACATCACGCTGCTGCTCGGCCTGGTCCTGATCGTCTTCGTGGTCCTCCAGGAGATCCGGGACCGCAAGCGCCAGCAGGAGTTCGCCCTGGACGTGGTGCCGCGCAACCTCTTCCTGCTGAAGCTCGTCTCGATCGTCGCCGCGGTCCTCGTCGTCACGATGCTGCTCGCCAGCTACAAGGGCGCGCCGATCATCCTCCTCATCCTGGGCGGACTGGTCGTCGGCTACGGCTACCTCATGCGCAACGCCGTCTTCGGCCGTCACATCTACGCGATCGGCGGCAACCTGCCGGCGGCGAAGCTGTCCGGTGTGAAGGACAAGAAGGTCGTCTTCCTCGTCTTCCTGAACATGGGCGCGCTCGCCGCCCTGGCGGGTCTGGCGATCGCCGCGCGACTGAACGCGGCCTCCCCGAAGGCGGGTCTGAACTACGAACTCGAGGCCATCGCCTCGGCGTTCATCGGCGGCGCGTCCATGAGCGGCGGTGTCGGCACCGTCCTCGGCGCGATCATCGGCGGTCTCGTCCTCGGCGTCCTGAACAACGGCATGAACCTCCTCAGCGTCGGCTCCGACTGGCAGCAGGTCATCAAGGGCATGGCCCTGCTGGCCGCGGTCGGCTTCGACGTCTGGAACAAGCGCAAGTCCGGTTCGTAG
- a CDS encoding arabinan endo-1,5-alpha-L-arabinosidase — translation MSRTSRVRTTLLALPAALLLALIPSSASAYPNPGTVTGSTVVHDPTMIRTSAGRYLLYGTGGGLGYKTSTDRIAFSAGSDAFTAKPGWWSSYATEAWAPDISYHGGTYLMYYAVSTFGSNKSAIGLATSTTGLPGSWTDRGTVHTSTTSSDYNAIDPNLFVDGDGKWWLSFGSWWTGLKMIQIDPGTGKQLSSNTTRYSLASRPTGTKAVEAPYIVKRNGYYYLFASYDTCCAGTSSTYKVKVGRATSVTGPYYDKNGVSMMNNGGTPVLESHGRYIGPGGQSIMSDSDGDLIVYHYYDGNDNGTPKLGINLLNWSSGWPVAY, via the coding sequence GTGAGCCGCACCTCGCGCGTCCGAACCACCCTCCTCGCCCTCCCCGCAGCCCTTCTGCTGGCCCTGATCCCCAGCAGCGCCTCCGCGTACCCCAACCCCGGGACGGTCACCGGCTCCACGGTCGTCCACGACCCGACGATGATCCGCACATCGGCGGGCCGCTACCTGCTCTACGGCACCGGCGGCGGGCTCGGCTACAAGACCTCGACCGACCGGATCGCCTTCTCGGCCGGGAGCGACGCCTTCACGGCCAAACCCGGTTGGTGGTCGTCGTACGCCACGGAGGCGTGGGCGCCCGACATCTCGTACCACGGCGGCACGTACCTGATGTACTACGCCGTCTCGACCTTCGGGTCCAACAAGTCGGCCATCGGGCTCGCCACTTCGACCACCGGACTGCCCGGCTCCTGGACCGACCGCGGCACGGTCCACACCTCCACCACGTCGAGCGACTACAACGCCATCGACCCGAATCTGTTCGTCGACGGCGACGGCAAGTGGTGGCTGTCGTTCGGCAGTTGGTGGACCGGGCTGAAGATGATCCAGATCGACCCCGGCACCGGGAAGCAGCTCTCCTCCAACACCACCCGGTACTCCCTCGCGTCCCGCCCCACCGGGACCAAGGCCGTCGAAGCGCCGTACATCGTCAAGCGCAACGGCTACTACTACCTCTTCGCCTCGTACGACACCTGCTGCGCCGGCACCAGCTCCACGTACAAGGTCAAGGTCGGCCGCGCCACCAGCGTCACCGGGCCGTACTACGACAAGAACGGCGTCTCGATGATGAACAACGGCGGGACGCCCGTCCTGGAGTCCCACGGGCGCTATATCGGCCCCGGCGGACAGTCGATCATGAGCGACTCCGACGGCGACCTGATCGTCTACCACTACTACGACGGCAACGACAACGGCACCCCCAAACTCGGCATCAACCTTCTGAACTGGAGCAGCGGATGGCCCGTCGCCTACTGA
- a CDS encoding RrF2 family transcriptional regulator, with product MRISARADYAVRAVLELAVRQGEGPVKAEAIAVTQDIPHKFLEGILGDLRRGGVVDSRRGGNGGYRLARDAAKITVADVIRTVDGPIVSVRGERPTELAYTGSAQPLLPLWIALRANVRRILEGVTIADIAADALPGPVQALAAEPAAWENP from the coding sequence ATGAGGATCTCGGCACGGGCGGACTACGCGGTACGAGCGGTACTCGAACTCGCCGTACGACAGGGCGAGGGTCCGGTGAAGGCGGAGGCCATCGCCGTCACGCAGGACATTCCGCACAAATTCCTGGAGGGCATCCTCGGTGACCTGCGACGCGGTGGTGTCGTCGACAGCCGGCGCGGGGGCAACGGCGGTTACCGGCTGGCCCGTGACGCGGCGAAGATCACGGTCGCGGACGTGATCCGGACCGTGGACGGCCCCATCGTCTCCGTCCGAGGTGAACGCCCCACCGAGCTCGCCTACACCGGTTCCGCCCAGCCGCTGCTGCCCCTGTGGATCGCGCTGCGGGCCAATGTGCGCCGCATCCTGGAGGGCGTCACCATCGCCGACATCGCCGCGGACGCCCTGCCGGGACCGGTGCAGGCGCTGGCGGCGGAGCCGGCGGCCTGGGAGAACCCGTAG
- a CDS encoding DUF4360 domain-containing protein, whose amino-acid sequence MAGGLLLGGALAALLTTALPAQGPSDGFEDPPPDKIVIKVATVNGSGCPAGTTAVAVSEDNTAFTVTYSDYLAQAGGNSDPTAFRKNCQLNLIVHVPQGFTYAIASADYRGFAALQSGANATQRASYYFQGSPNTASRTHPFSGPYNDNWQATDTTDWAQLVWAPCGVQRNFNINTELRVNAGTSSASKVSFMTMDSTDGDISTVYHMAWKECPES is encoded by the coding sequence ATGGCTGGTGGACTCCTGCTGGGCGGCGCGCTCGCCGCTCTGCTCACCACCGCACTGCCCGCACAGGGCCCGTCCGACGGGTTCGAGGACCCGCCGCCGGACAAGATCGTCATCAAGGTCGCCACGGTCAACGGCTCCGGCTGTCCGGCCGGTACGACCGCGGTCGCCGTCTCCGAGGACAACACGGCGTTCACGGTGACGTACAGCGACTACCTCGCCCAGGCGGGCGGCAACTCGGACCCGACGGCCTTCCGCAAGAACTGTCAGCTCAACCTGATCGTCCATGTCCCACAGGGCTTCACGTACGCCATCGCCAGCGCCGACTACCGCGGCTTCGCCGCCCTCCAGTCGGGGGCGAACGCCACGCAGAGAGCGTCGTACTACTTCCAGGGCTCACCGAACACGGCGTCCCGGACACACCCCTTCAGCGGCCCCTACAACGACAACTGGCAGGCGACCGACACCACCGACTGGGCCCAACTGGTCTGGGCGCCCTGCGGAGTTCAGCGCAACTTCAACATCAACACGGAGCTCCGGGTCAACGCGGGCACGAGCTCCGCGAGCAAGGTCAGCTTCATGACGATGGACTCGACGGACGGGGACATCAGCACGGTGTACCACATGGCGTGGAAGGAGTGTCCGGAGTCGTGA